One Aegilops tauschii subsp. strangulata cultivar AL8/78 chromosome 7, Aet v6.0, whole genome shotgun sequence genomic window carries:
- the LOC109781753 gene encoding diphthamide biosynthesis protein 3: MSAYDEVEIEDMEWSEELGAYTYPCPCGDLFQITLADLRLGEEIARCPSCSLFLTVVYNEEDFADAKEPPQKPPAAPQPVAVA, encoded by the coding sequence ATGTCGGCGTACGACGAGGTGGAGATCGAGGACATGGAGTGGAGCGAGGAGCTGGGGGCGTACACGTACCCGTGCCCCTGCGGCGACCTCTTCCAGATCACGCTCGCCGACCTCCGCCTCGGGGAGGAGATCGCGCGCTGCCCCTCCTGCTCGCTCTTCCTCACCGTCGTCTACAACGAGGAGGACTTCGCCGACGCCAAGGAGCCCCCGCAGAAGCCGCCGGCGGCCCCGCagcccgtcgccgtcgcctga